Proteins encoded within one genomic window of Micromonospora halotolerans:
- a CDS encoding cell division protein PerM: MSRVTPDQPRHPAAEAAADARPSGRARPAPRVPAPRSGEPPRGRAPLPVAAGVAALWAAVTSWLPVSVVLGLAQLSEDAGSVPGALRAGLVGWLLGHGVPVETSAGPLGLTPLALTALAVWRLTRAGVHVSRAVGARGNRSPGRALTAAVAVAIAYGLLGSLAALAVGAGGLRVSPVRAGLTFAVLGGLAALVGALRTTGVWVLLARRAPAALRDGVRTGLVAGLLLFGAGAGAAGLAVATGGGDAADMIGAYRTGVAGQAGITLVSLAYAPNATVWSVSYLLGPGFAVGTDTAVRTSEVSVGALPAVPLLAGLPRGPVDGLGAALLAVPVLAAMAAGWLLARRLLRLAAEDRAPVGWSTLLVPAALAGPVAGLLLGLAAAASGGPLGGGRLADIGPAAWPVAGVATLVIAVGALLGAAAGRSLTRTPTR, translated from the coding sequence ATGTCACGCGTCACCCCTGACCAGCCCCGCCACCCCGCGGCCGAGGCCGCCGCCGACGCCCGGCCGAGCGGCCGTGCCCGGCCGGCGCCGCGGGTGCCCGCGCCCCGGTCGGGGGAACCGCCGCGCGGCCGGGCCCCGCTGCCCGTCGCCGCCGGGGTGGCGGCCCTGTGGGCCGCCGTGACGTCGTGGCTGCCGGTCTCCGTGGTGCTCGGCCTGGCCCAGCTCAGCGAGGACGCCGGCTCGGTGCCCGGCGCGCTGCGCGCCGGCCTCGTCGGCTGGCTGCTCGGGCACGGCGTGCCGGTCGAGACCTCCGCCGGGCCGCTCGGCCTGACGCCGCTCGCCCTGACCGCGCTCGCCGTCTGGCGGCTCACCCGCGCCGGCGTGCACGTCAGCCGGGCCGTCGGCGCCCGGGGCAACCGCTCGCCCGGGCGGGCGCTCACCGCCGCGGTCGCGGTGGCCATCGCGTACGGGCTGCTCGGTTCCCTTGCGGCCCTCGCGGTCGGCGCGGGCGGGTTGCGGGTGTCCCCGGTCCGGGCCGGGCTGACCTTCGCGGTCCTCGGTGGGCTCGCCGCCCTGGTCGGCGCGCTGCGGACCACCGGCGTGTGGGTCCTGCTGGCCCGCCGTGCCCCGGCGGCGCTGCGCGACGGTGTGCGTACCGGGCTGGTCGCCGGCCTGCTGCTGTTCGGCGCGGGCGCCGGGGCGGCCGGGCTGGCCGTGGCCACCGGGGGCGGCGACGCGGCCGACATGATCGGGGCGTACCGGACCGGGGTGGCCGGTCAGGCGGGCATCACGCTGGTCAGCCTCGCCTATGCGCCCAATGCCACCGTCTGGTCCGTCAGTTACCTGCTCGGTCCCGGGTTCGCCGTCGGCACCGACACCGCGGTGCGGACCAGCGAGGTCTCCGTCGGCGCGCTGCCGGCCGTACCGTTGCTGGCCGGCCTGCCGCGCGGCCCGGTGGACGGGCTGGGCGCCGCGCTGCTCGCGGTGCCGGTGCTGGCCGCCATGGCGGCCGGCTGGCTGCTGGCCCGGCGGCTGCTGCGGCTCGCGGCCGAGGACCGCGCGCCGGTCGGGTGGTCCACCCTGCTGGTCCCGGCGGCGCTCGCCGGCCCGGTCGCCGGGCTGCTGCTCGGCCTGGCCGCGGCGGCCTCCGGCGGTCCGCTCGGCGGCGGCCGGCTGGCCGACATCGGCCCCGCTGCCTGGCCGGTGGCGGGCGTGGCCACCCTGGTGATCGCCGTCGGCGCGCTCCTCGGCGCCGCGGCCGGCCGCAGCCTCACCCGCACCCCGACCCGCTGA
- a CDS encoding DUF4190 domain-containing protein has protein sequence MQPGYPGQDPHGQQPNQDPTSPQYDPYGQPQAPQYGQPPQAPQYGQPPQAPQYGQPTSGQPYGQQPTSGQPYGQDPYAQQQQPYGAAPQYPQAGYPTGQGGQNNTLGLVSMILGIVSIPMVCCLYLGIPIGIAGVITGYLAKQKADQGLASNAGQAKAGLICGAVGAGLGILVLILGIVANVNLPTEP, from the coding sequence ATGCAGCCCGGTTACCCCGGTCAGGACCCGCACGGCCAGCAGCCGAACCAGGACCCGACCTCCCCGCAGTACGACCCGTACGGCCAGCCGCAGGCCCCGCAGTACGGGCAGCCGCCGCAGGCCCCGCAGTACGGGCAGCCGCCGCAGGCCCCCCAGTACGGGCAGCCCACCTCCGGCCAGCCCTACGGCCAGCAGCCCACCTCCGGCCAGCCCTACGGGCAGGACCCGTACGCGCAGCAGCAGCAGCCGTACGGCGCCGCGCCGCAGTACCCGCAGGCCGGCTACCCCACCGGCCAGGGCGGCCAGAACAACACGCTGGGCCTGGTGTCGATGATCCTCGGCATCGTGTCGATCCCGATGGTCTGCTGCCTCTACCTGGGGATCCCGATCGGCATCGCCGGTGTGATCACCGGTTACCTGGCCAAGCAGAAGGCGGACCAGGGGCTGGCCAGCAACGCCGGCCAGGCCAAGGCCGGCCTCATCTGCGGCGCGGTCGGTGCCGGTCTGGGCATCCTGGTGCTCATCCTCGGCATCGTCGCCAACGTGAACCTGCCGACCGAGCCCTGA
- the purN gene encoding phosphoribosylglycinamide formyltransferase: MTEPASVARLVVLVSGSGSNLQALLDAAADPAYGARVVAVGADRDGIAGLDRAAAAGVPTFVERVKDHPTRADWDKALTARVAEHRPDLVISAGFLKLVGPQFLAAFGDRYLNTHNTLLPAFPGIHGPRDALAYGVKVTGATLFFVDAGMDTGPIVAQVAVPVRDDDDEETLTERIKSAERRQLVEQVGRLVREGWTITGRKVTVP; the protein is encoded by the coding sequence GTGACCGAGCCCGCGTCCGTCGCCCGCCTCGTCGTCCTCGTCTCCGGCTCCGGCAGCAACCTCCAGGCTCTGCTGGACGCCGCCGCCGACCCCGCGTACGGGGCCCGGGTGGTGGCCGTGGGCGCGGACCGCGACGGGATCGCCGGCCTGGACCGGGCCGCCGCGGCCGGCGTGCCGACCTTCGTGGAGCGGGTGAAGGACCACCCGACGCGGGCGGACTGGGACAAGGCGCTGACCGCCCGGGTCGCCGAGCACCGGCCGGACCTGGTCATCAGCGCCGGTTTCCTCAAGCTCGTCGGCCCGCAGTTCCTGGCCGCGTTCGGGGACCGCTACCTGAACACGCACAACACCCTGCTGCCGGCGTTCCCCGGCATCCACGGCCCGCGGGACGCGCTCGCGTACGGGGTGAAGGTCACCGGGGCCACCCTGTTCTTCGTCGACGCCGGAATGGACACCGGGCCGATCGTCGCCCAGGTCGCCGTGCCGGTGCGGGACGACGACGACGAGGAGACGCTCACCGAGCGCATCAAGTCCGCCGAGCGGCGCCAGCTCGTCGAGCAGGTCGGTCGGCTGGTCCGTGAAGGTTGGACGATCACCGGCAGAAAGGTCACCGTTCCATGA